Proteins encoded in a region of the Plodia interpunctella isolate USDA-ARS_2022_Savannah chromosome 27, ilPloInte3.2, whole genome shotgun sequence genome:
- the Np gene encoding serine proteinase stubble isoform X1: MGPPISTWPYSQPIDVKCGDSASDTNINKKCLLNKFVDSFRLVCLNFTFALLVFQVLLNLNYVKAGPVILNMDYLQGPVPLARNIRHLPCISRRTGQEGLCMFAIDCLKANGSHLGTCIDRFYFGSCCQIPDKTILPQIIGNNIEDNTIDSGSFVHPQTEDKVQSTVTKIPDIFPTRKITTEKTTVADKVQDRTESDEFKTTLDEKDDGKLTTVAIVDTTIKPQVNKTPDVSTELPIKLSTFQTVSGDISNTVTEETKTETTEAPKITTSTTTTVKPTRRPTKPTIKPFRPANFTRPPYLSTTSKPKPTKPVLVFNITRKPPYRPPPKRPTTKKPLPLPPRLNITILPQSTSTRPIFTRPSVPSITYINTTSTEDITTTSSTTPSTTTVTSTTISTTLSTEKITEPTTSTTTTTTTTTTTPSTTTTTSTTTESPTETTEALTETTERLTSELSSEVPKLTTIQEVATEKATLMPAIEAESPTTPILTSSSSPAPSVSTTTVITTDFPPLVTWSTVDGATKAPENGTTVSDENWSPITPPEGWVLISTIPPTPVTSTTPSSTSTLTTKTTTTTTTTTTTQPPTTVAETVPIYQDITETTLQTDVPTPPETTTTEKISKTTTTTTERIETTQPMLEFTVNVTLSPTAPTLTSTMAPTTNSTEEQNTTEITTVVPELTTVDAMESEIFSNETSAANYGKDDYKKVCGRRFWPAARIVGGTKSGFGQWPWQISLRQYRTSTYLHKCGAALLNENWAITAAHCVEHVPPSELLVRLGEHDLANEDEPYGYAERRVQIIASHPHFDPATFEYDLALLRFYEPVKFQPNIIPICIPDDDDYYVGKTAHVTGWGRLYDGELMEGPLPSVLQEVQVPVINNSACEAMYQAAGYNEHIPNIFICAGRQKGGADSCEGDSGGPMVIQRPKDNRFVLSGVISWGIGCAEPNQPGVYTRISEFKDWINQILMF, from the exons GTCCTGTCCCACTAGCTAGAAATATAAGACACTTGCCGTGTATATCTAGAAGAACGGGCCAAGAGGGCCTGTGTATGTTCGCCATAGATTGCCTGAAAGCCAACGGCTCTCACTTAGGTACCTGCATAGACAGGTTTTACTTCGGATCTTGCTGCCAAATCCCAGATAAGACCATCCTCCCTCAAATTATAGGGAATAACATAGAAGACAACACGATAGACAGCGGTAGTTTTGTACATCCACAAACAGAAGATAAAGTACAAAGcactgtaacaaaaataccaGATATTTTCCCAAcaagaaaaattacaacagAAAAGACAACGGTAGCAGATAAGGTCCAAGACAGAACTGAAAGTGATGAATTTAAAACTACGTTAGATGAAAAAGACGATGGTAAATTGACGACAGTCGCAATCGTAGATACGACTATTAAACCTCAAGTTAATAAAACACCAGACGTAAGCACAGAATTGCCTATAAAATTATCAACTTTCCAGACAGTCTCTGGTGATATCAGCAACACGGTGACTGAAGAAACTAAAACCGAAACAACAGAAGCACCTAAAATTACTACTAGTACAACAACAACAGTTAAACCTACTAGACGACCAACAAAACCAACTATCAAACCATTTAGGCCAGCAAACTTTACCAGACCTCCATATTTATCTACTACATCAAAACCCAAACCTACGAAACCAGTATTAGTATTTAACATCACAAGGAAACCACCGTACAGACCTCCACCTAAACGACCAACGACTAAGAAACCTTTACCATTACCTCCTAgactaaatattacaatattaccaCAGTCCACCAGCACTAGACCTATATTTACAAGACCATCCGTTCCATCAATAACTTATATTAATACAACGTCTACTGAAGACATAACAACCACTTCATCAACTACTCCTAGTACAACAACTGTAACGAGTACAACGATTTCAACAACGCTTTCTACAGAAAAGATTACAGAGCCAACAACAAGTACCACGACTACCaccacaacaacaacaaccaCTCCAAGTACTACCACTACAACATCAACAACAACCGAATCGCCAACAGAAACAACTGAAGCGTTAACGGAAACAACAGAAAGATTAACAAGCGAATTGTCTTCAGAAGTACCTAAATTGACAACAATACAAGAAGTGGCCACAGAAAAAGCGACGTTAATGCCGGCGATTGAGGCTGAAAGTCCTACAACACCAATTTTAACATCATCGTCTTCGCCTGCGCCATCGGTGTCGACAACAACTGTGATTACAACTGATTTTCCGCCATTAGTCACATGGTCAACTGTAGACGGTGCGACTAAGGCACCGGAAAATGGCACCACTGTTTCTGATG aaaactGGTCACCAATTACTCCCCCTGAAGGTTGGGTGTTAATATCAACAATTCCACCCACTCCTGTTACATCGACTACACCATCTTCTACAAGCACATTAACAACAAAAACGACGACAACTACCACGACGACAACAACAACACAGCCCCCAACAACAGTAGCTGAAACTGTACCAATATACCAAGATATAACTGAAACAACTCTACAAACAGACGTTCCTACTCCACCTGAAACTACAACAACggagaaaatatcaaaaacaacaacaacaacaacagaaAGAATAGAAACAACACAGCCTATGCTCGAGTTCACAGTGAACGTAACATTATCACCAACAGCCCCAACATTGACATCAACAATGGCGCCAACAACAAATTCAACAGAAGAACAGAACACAACGGAAATTACTACTGTTGTTCCGGAATTAACAACAGTGGATGCTATGGAATCAG aaatattttcaaacgaGACTTCTGCTGCCAATTACGGAAAGGATGACTACAAGAAAG TGTGCGGGCGGCGGTTCTGGCCGGCGGCGCGCATCGTCGGCGGCACGAAGTCCGGCTTCGGACAGTGGCCGTGGCAGATCTCACTCCGGCAGTACAGAACTTCGACGTACCTTCACAAGTGTGGCGCCGCGCTGCTCAATGAGAACTGGGCTATTACGGCTGCTCATTGTGTTGAACA TGTTCCCCCATCAGAGCTGCTGGTCCGACTAGGAGAACATGACCTAGCTAACGAAGACGAACCATATGGATACGCGGAGAGACGAGTCCAGATCATCGCCAGCCATCCACACTTTGACCCTGCCACCTTTGAGTACGACTTAGCTTTGTTGAG ATTCTACGAGCCGGTGAAATTTCAACCGAACATTATACCGATCTGCATACCCGACGATGACGACTACTACGTCGGTAAAACAGCACACGTCACTGGCTGGGGGCGACTCTATGATGGTGAGCTGATGG AGGGCCCATTACCCAGCGTGTTGCAAGAGGTCCAAGTGCCGGTGATCAACAACAGCGCGTGTGAAGCGATGTACCAAGCGGCCGGCTACAATGAGCACATCCCTAACATCTTCATTTGCGCGGGAAGGCAGAAGGGAGGCGCTGACAGTTGTGAAg GCGACAGCGGCGGCCCAATGGTGATCCAGCGGCCCAAAGACAACCGCTTCGTGCTGTCGGGCGTCATCTCGTGGGGCATCGGCTGCGCGGAGCCCAACCAGCCCGGCGTCTACACGCGCATCTCAGAGTTCAAGGACTGGATCAACCAGATCCTCATGTTCTAG
- the Np gene encoding serine proteinase stubble isoform X2: MGPPISTWPYSQPIDVKCGDSASDTNINKKCLLNKFVDSFRLVCLNFTFALLVFQVLLNLNYVKAGPVILNMDYLQGPVPLARNIRHLPCISRRTGQEGLCMFAIDCLKANGSHLGTCIDRFYFGSCCQIPDKTILPQIIGNNIEDNTIDSGSFVHPQTEDKVQSTVTKIPDIFPTRKITTEKTTVADKVQDRTESDEFKTTLDEKDDGKLTTVAIVDTTIKPQVNKTPDVSTELPIKLSTFQTVSGDISNTVTEETKTETTEAPKITTSTTTTVKPTRRPTKPTIKPFRPANFTRPPYLSTTSKPKPTKPVLVFNITRKPPYRPPPKRPTTKKPLPLPPRLNITILPQSTSTRPIFTRPSVPSITYINTTSTEDITTTSSTTPSTTTVTSTTISTTLSTEKITEPTTSTTTTTTTTTTTPSTTTTTSTTTESPTETTEALTETTERLTSELSSEVPKLTTIQEVATEKATLMPAIEAESPTTPILTSSSSPAPSVSTTTVITTDFPPLVTWSTVDGATKAPENGTTVSDENWSPITPPEGWVLISTIPPTPVTSTTPSSTSTLTTKTTTTTTTTTTTQPPTTVAETVPIYQDITETTLQTDVPTPPETTTTEKISKTTTTTTERIETTQPMLEFTVNVTLSPTAPTLTSTMAPTTNSTEEQNTTEITTVVPELTTVDAMESEIFSNETSAANYGKDDYKKVCGRRFWPAARIVGGTKSGFGQWPWQISLRQYRTSTYLHKCGAALLNENWAITAAHCVEHVPPSELLVRLGEHDLANEDEPYGYAERRVQIIASHPHFDPATFEYDLALLRFYEPVKFQPNIIPICIPDDDDYYVGKTAHVTGWGRLYDEGPLPSVLQEVQVPVINNSACEAMYQAAGYNEHIPNIFICAGRQKGGADSCEGDSGGPMVIQRPKDNRFVLSGVISWGIGCAEPNQPGVYTRISEFKDWINQILMF; this comes from the exons GTCCTGTCCCACTAGCTAGAAATATAAGACACTTGCCGTGTATATCTAGAAGAACGGGCCAAGAGGGCCTGTGTATGTTCGCCATAGATTGCCTGAAAGCCAACGGCTCTCACTTAGGTACCTGCATAGACAGGTTTTACTTCGGATCTTGCTGCCAAATCCCAGATAAGACCATCCTCCCTCAAATTATAGGGAATAACATAGAAGACAACACGATAGACAGCGGTAGTTTTGTACATCCACAAACAGAAGATAAAGTACAAAGcactgtaacaaaaataccaGATATTTTCCCAAcaagaaaaattacaacagAAAAGACAACGGTAGCAGATAAGGTCCAAGACAGAACTGAAAGTGATGAATTTAAAACTACGTTAGATGAAAAAGACGATGGTAAATTGACGACAGTCGCAATCGTAGATACGACTATTAAACCTCAAGTTAATAAAACACCAGACGTAAGCACAGAATTGCCTATAAAATTATCAACTTTCCAGACAGTCTCTGGTGATATCAGCAACACGGTGACTGAAGAAACTAAAACCGAAACAACAGAAGCACCTAAAATTACTACTAGTACAACAACAACAGTTAAACCTACTAGACGACCAACAAAACCAACTATCAAACCATTTAGGCCAGCAAACTTTACCAGACCTCCATATTTATCTACTACATCAAAACCCAAACCTACGAAACCAGTATTAGTATTTAACATCACAAGGAAACCACCGTACAGACCTCCACCTAAACGACCAACGACTAAGAAACCTTTACCATTACCTCCTAgactaaatattacaatattaccaCAGTCCACCAGCACTAGACCTATATTTACAAGACCATCCGTTCCATCAATAACTTATATTAATACAACGTCTACTGAAGACATAACAACCACTTCATCAACTACTCCTAGTACAACAACTGTAACGAGTACAACGATTTCAACAACGCTTTCTACAGAAAAGATTACAGAGCCAACAACAAGTACCACGACTACCaccacaacaacaacaaccaCTCCAAGTACTACCACTACAACATCAACAACAACCGAATCGCCAACAGAAACAACTGAAGCGTTAACGGAAACAACAGAAAGATTAACAAGCGAATTGTCTTCAGAAGTACCTAAATTGACAACAATACAAGAAGTGGCCACAGAAAAAGCGACGTTAATGCCGGCGATTGAGGCTGAAAGTCCTACAACACCAATTTTAACATCATCGTCTTCGCCTGCGCCATCGGTGTCGACAACAACTGTGATTACAACTGATTTTCCGCCATTAGTCACATGGTCAACTGTAGACGGTGCGACTAAGGCACCGGAAAATGGCACCACTGTTTCTGATG aaaactGGTCACCAATTACTCCCCCTGAAGGTTGGGTGTTAATATCAACAATTCCACCCACTCCTGTTACATCGACTACACCATCTTCTACAAGCACATTAACAACAAAAACGACGACAACTACCACGACGACAACAACAACACAGCCCCCAACAACAGTAGCTGAAACTGTACCAATATACCAAGATATAACTGAAACAACTCTACAAACAGACGTTCCTACTCCACCTGAAACTACAACAACggagaaaatatcaaaaacaacaacaacaacaacagaaAGAATAGAAACAACACAGCCTATGCTCGAGTTCACAGTGAACGTAACATTATCACCAACAGCCCCAACATTGACATCAACAATGGCGCCAACAACAAATTCAACAGAAGAACAGAACACAACGGAAATTACTACTGTTGTTCCGGAATTAACAACAGTGGATGCTATGGAATCAG aaatattttcaaacgaGACTTCTGCTGCCAATTACGGAAAGGATGACTACAAGAAAG TGTGCGGGCGGCGGTTCTGGCCGGCGGCGCGCATCGTCGGCGGCACGAAGTCCGGCTTCGGACAGTGGCCGTGGCAGATCTCACTCCGGCAGTACAGAACTTCGACGTACCTTCACAAGTGTGGCGCCGCGCTGCTCAATGAGAACTGGGCTATTACGGCTGCTCATTGTGTTGAACA TGTTCCCCCATCAGAGCTGCTGGTCCGACTAGGAGAACATGACCTAGCTAACGAAGACGAACCATATGGATACGCGGAGAGACGAGTCCAGATCATCGCCAGCCATCCACACTTTGACCCTGCCACCTTTGAGTACGACTTAGCTTTGTTGAG ATTCTACGAGCCGGTGAAATTTCAACCGAACATTATACCGATCTGCATACCCGACGATGACGACTACTACGTCGGTAAAACAGCACACGTCACTGGCTGGGGGCGACTCTATGATG AGGGCCCATTACCCAGCGTGTTGCAAGAGGTCCAAGTGCCGGTGATCAACAACAGCGCGTGTGAAGCGATGTACCAAGCGGCCGGCTACAATGAGCACATCCCTAACATCTTCATTTGCGCGGGAAGGCAGAAGGGAGGCGCTGACAGTTGTGAAg GCGACAGCGGCGGCCCAATGGTGATCCAGCGGCCCAAAGACAACCGCTTCGTGCTGTCGGGCGTCATCTCGTGGGGCATCGGCTGCGCGGAGCCCAACCAGCCCGGCGTCTACACGCGCATCTCAGAGTTCAAGGACTGGATCAACCAGATCCTCATGTTCTAG